Proteins encoded within one genomic window of Bradyrhizobium sp. CB1717:
- a CDS encoding outer membrane beta-barrel protein: protein MRRLIAAAVVASGMMLSSASAADLPVKAQPVPVYDWTGFYAGVNVGYGWGDRDLSFAPNDDATRLLSVFDGIPPPASFKTSGALGGLQFGYNRQLGTGWLVGLEADFNWSGIKGSGISSGVMPPVPIPGPYSAPLDERIDWFGTVRARLGYLPTSTLLTYVTGGLAYGQVTRSGSYINDSTVRFTFTGPDNSGFTCASGTTCFSGVSRDATAGWTVGGGFEYALGERMTLKAEYLYVSLAGKKITETALAVFFPGDTPASISANVGRATFNTARVGLNYRF from the coding sequence ATGAGAAGATTGATCGCGGCCGCTGTTGTCGCTTCAGGCATGATGCTGTCGTCGGCATCCGCTGCCGACCTGCCGGTGAAGGCACAGCCGGTCCCGGTCTATGACTGGACCGGATTTTACGCCGGTGTGAACGTTGGCTACGGCTGGGGCGATCGCGACCTGAGTTTTGCCCCGAACGATGACGCGACCCGTCTCTTGTCTGTTTTTGACGGCATCCCGCCACCAGCGTCGTTCAAGACGTCGGGTGCGCTCGGCGGATTGCAGTTCGGCTACAACCGACAGCTCGGCACGGGCTGGCTTGTCGGCCTTGAGGCCGACTTCAACTGGTCCGGCATCAAAGGCTCAGGCATTAGTTCAGGTGTCATGCCCCCGGTGCCCATTCCAGGTCCGTACTCGGCCCCCTTAGACGAGCGGATCGACTGGTTCGGCACGGTGCGGGCCCGCCTCGGCTACCTGCCGACCAGCACGCTGTTGACCTATGTCACCGGTGGTCTGGCCTATGGTCAGGTCACGCGCAGCGGAAGTTACATCAACGATAGTACCGTTCGTTTCACATTCACTGGGCCCGACAACAGCGGCTTCACATGCGCGAGCGGCACCACCTGCTTCTCCGGCGTGTCGCGCGACGCAACTGCGGGATGGACAGTGGGCGGTGGATTTGAATACGCGCTCGGAGAGCGCATGACCCTCAAGGCCGAATATCTATATGTAAGCCTTGCTGGGAAGAAAATCACCGAAACGGCTCTGGCGGTCTTCTTTCCCGGCGATACGCCGGCCTCGATTAGCGCCAATGTCGGCCGCGCCACCTTCAACACCGCGCGCGTCGGTCTTAACTATCGCTTCTAG
- a CDS encoding DUF1285 domain-containing protein, with product MANQGQSADRGLEGLTAAAKSAASAEGAKKGLPPVHLWNPPFCGDLDIRIATDGTWFYMGTPIGRHALVRLFSTILKREGDKHFLVTPVEKVGIRVDDAPFMAVEMQKDGEDNHRVLSFRTNVDDWVTCDAAHRLRFEQAADGGLTPYLHVRADLWAKVTRALYYDLVDMGEERMVDGQPMFGVESAGEFFAMADAEQVRAAL from the coding sequence ATGGCGAACCAAGGGCAGAGCGCCGATCGCGGTCTCGAAGGGCTGACTGCCGCCGCTAAAAGTGCTGCCAGTGCCGAAGGCGCCAAAAAGGGCCTGCCTCCGGTGCATCTGTGGAATCCGCCGTTTTGCGGCGATCTCGATATTCGAATCGCCACCGATGGTACTTGGTTCTACATGGGGACGCCAATCGGCCGTCACGCCCTCGTCCGCCTGTTCTCGACCATTCTGAAGCGCGAGGGCGACAAGCACTTCCTCGTGACGCCGGTGGAGAAGGTCGGCATCCGCGTCGACGACGCGCCGTTCATGGCGGTCGAGATGCAGAAAGACGGCGAGGACAACCATCGCGTGCTGAGCTTCCGCACCAATGTCGACGACTGGGTGACATGCGATGCCGCGCACCGGCTGCGCTTCGAGCAGGCGGCGGATGGTGGGCTGACGCCTTACCTGCATGTCCGCGCCGATCTCTGGGCCAAGGTGACCCGTGCGCTCTACTACGATCTGGTTGACATGGGCGAGGAGCGGATGGTCGATGGCCAGCCGATGTTCGGCGTCGAGTCGGCCGGCGAATTCTTCGCCATGGCCGACGCGGAGCAGGTGAGGGCCGCGCTTTGA
- a CDS encoding MoxR family ATPase: MAESVEKLEDGIVRSAEQVSAQIRAAKEAIGSVIFGQDRVIENTLVTILSGGHALLIGVPGLAKTKLVETLGVTLGLDAKRIQFTPDLMPSDILGAEVLDESTAGRRAFRFIAGPVFAQLLMADEINRASPRTQSALLQAMQEQHITVAGARHDLPKPFHVLATQNPLEQEGTYPLPEAQLDRFLMEIDVDYPDREAERRILFETTGAEETLAKGSMSADALITAQRLVRRLPVGDSVVEAILSLVRSARPGEESGEGGKFIAWGPGPRASQSLMLAVRARALIDGRLAPSIDDVLDLAEPILKHRMALTFQARAEGRTIPDVIRQLKTRIG; the protein is encoded by the coding sequence ATGGCGGAGAGTGTCGAGAAACTCGAGGACGGGATCGTCCGTTCGGCCGAGCAGGTGTCGGCCCAGATTCGCGCGGCGAAGGAGGCAATCGGCTCCGTCATCTTCGGCCAGGACCGCGTCATCGAGAACACGCTGGTCACGATCCTCTCCGGCGGCCATGCGCTGCTGATCGGCGTGCCCGGCCTTGCCAAGACCAAGCTGGTCGAGACGCTCGGCGTCACGCTCGGTCTCGATGCCAAGCGCATCCAGTTCACGCCCGACCTGATGCCGTCGGACATTCTCGGCGCCGAGGTGCTGGACGAGAGCACCGCCGGCAGGCGCGCCTTCCGCTTCATTGCCGGTCCCGTGTTCGCGCAGCTCCTGATGGCCGACGAGATCAACCGCGCCAGCCCGCGCACGCAGTCGGCGCTGTTGCAGGCGATGCAGGAGCAGCACATCACGGTCGCCGGCGCGCGTCACGATCTGCCAAAGCCCTTCCACGTGCTCGCGACGCAAAACCCGCTGGAGCAGGAAGGCACCTATCCGCTGCCGGAAGCGCAGCTCGACCGTTTCCTGATGGAGATCGACGTCGACTATCCCGACCGCGAGGCCGAGCGCCGCATCCTGTTCGAGACCACGGGCGCCGAGGAGACGCTGGCGAAGGGCTCGATGAGCGCGGATGCGCTGATCACCGCGCAGCGGCTGGTCCGCCGCCTGCCGGTCGGCGATTCCGTGGTGGAGGCGATCCTGTCGCTGGTGCGCTCGGCCCGTCCGGGCGAGGAGAGCGGCGAAGGCGGCAAGTTCATCGCCTGGGGCCCCGGTCCGCGCGCCAGCCAATCGCTGATGCTCGCCGTACGCGCCCGCGCGCTGATCGACGGACGCCTCGCGCCCTCGATCGACGACGTGCTCGACCTCGCCGAACCCATCCTGAAGCACCGCATGGCACTGACGTTCCAGGCGCGCGCCGAAGGCCGCACGATTCCGGACGTGATCCGGCAATTGAAGACACGGATCGGTTGA
- a CDS encoding AraC family transcriptional regulator — protein MEQLGKADMKHAEDKPFYTASKNVLLGELSVGRFATTTGHYVRTRKDVANDRDDILVGFYRSPQPQLWTVGNQELELKPGSVVAFNIAQPVSSFTNGLTAWNLASIPRAQLLKLVPHADHRAAMLLDPANPAVRHLERTINFLLEADEVHEDPELTRRAKTMLQDLIVLALGARGEIAEIAAERGLRAARQRELIAIIEKRFAEPSLSITTIADALNLSRRYVSDLLLESGATFSERVLELRLQKARAMLTDVRYDDTKVSDIAFACGFNEVTYFNRRFRDHFGRSPTQYRMGTNHSDT, from the coding sequence ATGGAACAACTCGGCAAGGCCGACATGAAGCACGCGGAGGACAAGCCGTTCTATACCGCGTCGAAGAATGTCCTTCTTGGCGAATTGAGCGTCGGCCGGTTTGCCACGACGACGGGACACTACGTGCGCACGCGCAAGGACGTGGCCAATGATCGCGACGATATTCTTGTCGGCTTTTATCGCAGCCCCCAACCGCAATTATGGACGGTGGGAAACCAGGAGCTTGAGCTGAAACCGGGAAGCGTCGTCGCCTTCAACATCGCCCAACCGGTCTCTAGCTTTACGAACGGCCTCACGGCGTGGAATTTGGCATCCATACCTCGTGCGCAACTTCTGAAACTTGTTCCGCATGCCGATCATCGCGCGGCAATGTTGCTCGACCCGGCCAATCCGGCGGTACGGCATCTCGAGCGCACCATCAATTTTCTCCTTGAAGCCGATGAAGTCCACGAAGACCCGGAGTTGACGCGGCGCGCCAAGACCATGCTCCAAGATTTGATCGTGTTGGCGCTCGGCGCGCGCGGCGAAATCGCGGAGATCGCGGCGGAACGCGGCTTGCGCGCCGCGCGGCAGCGCGAACTGATTGCAATCATTGAGAAGCGCTTCGCCGAGCCGTCTCTGTCGATCACGACCATCGCGGATGCTCTTAATCTGTCGCGCCGCTATGTGAGCGATTTGCTGCTCGAAAGCGGCGCCACATTCTCCGAGCGCGTCCTTGAATTGCGCTTGCAGAAGGCGCGGGCAATGCTGACGGACGTTCGCTACGACGACACGAAAGTGAGCGACATCGCCTTTGCCTGCGGCTTCAATGAAGTGACTTACTTCAATCGCCGCTTCCGCGATCACTTCGGCCGCTCACCGACGCAATATCGAATGGGAACGAACCACAGCGATACATGA
- a CDS encoding DUF58 domain-containing protein, whose amino-acid sequence MAAETGHTAKEIIAIRRADGESRTLAASLPRLVLEARRVAANVIHGLHGRRRAGSGENFWQYRRFVSGEPAQNVDWRRSARDDHLYVRELEWEASHTVWIWPDRSPSMAFASKAARESKLERTLIVAFALAELLVSGGERVGIPGLMAPTASRSVIDKMAQAMLHDDADRLSLPPSFVPSALAEIIVLSDFWSPISEIGATLAGLSGSGAHGTMVQVVDPAEESFPYSGRIEFVEPEGFGAITAGRAESWAQDYTARLALHRDQIRAETSRLDWLFTTHATDRSAAELLLYLHAGMQVSKSGARTTTIRVGPAA is encoded by the coding sequence ATGGCCGCAGAGACCGGGCACACAGCGAAGGAGATCATCGCGATCCGACGTGCCGATGGCGAAAGCCGTACGCTCGCCGCTTCGCTGCCGCGCCTTGTCCTCGAAGCCCGCCGCGTTGCCGCCAACGTCATCCACGGCCTGCACGGCCGGCGCCGCGCCGGCTCCGGCGAGAATTTCTGGCAATACCGCCGCTTCGTCTCCGGCGAGCCGGCGCAGAACGTCGATTGGCGCCGCTCGGCGCGCGACGACCATCTCTATGTCCGCGAGCTCGAATGGGAGGCATCGCACACGGTCTGGATCTGGCCCGACCGCTCGCCCTCGATGGCCTTCGCCTCGAAGGCGGCGCGCGAGTCGAAGCTCGAGCGCACGCTGATCGTCGCCTTCGCGCTGGCCGAACTGCTGGTCTCCGGCGGCGAACGCGTCGGCATTCCCGGGCTGATGGCGCCGACCGCGAGCCGCAGTGTCATCGACAAGATGGCGCAGGCGATGCTGCATGACGATGCCGACCGCCTCAGCCTGCCGCCCTCCTTCGTTCCGTCCGCGCTCGCCGAGATCATCGTGCTGTCGGATTTCTGGTCGCCGATATCCGAGATCGGTGCGACGCTCGCAGGGCTCTCCGGCTCTGGCGCGCATGGCACGATGGTGCAGGTCGTCGATCCCGCCGAGGAATCGTTCCCATATTCCGGCCGCATCGAGTTCGTCGAGCCCGAGGGCTTTGGCGCGATCACCGCCGGCCGCGCCGAGAGCTGGGCGCAGGACTACACCGCGCGCCTTGCGCTGCATCGCGACCAGATCCGCGCCGAGACCTCGAGGCTCGACTGGCTGTTCACGACCCATGCGACCGACCGCTCCGCCGCCGAGCTGCTGCTGTATCTGCACGCCGGTATGCAGGTGAGTAAATCTGGCGCGCGCACCACGACCATCAGGGTGGGGCCGGCCGCATGA
- a CDS encoding CCA tRNA nucleotidyltransferase, producing the protein MSAEPILAPILADAPWLTAGGTARVLQLLGTDGEEARVVGGAVRNALLGLVPGDIDIATTALPEEVIRRAKAAGIKSVPTGIDHGTITLVIDGHPYEVTTLREDTETFGRKARVAFGRDWVKDAERRDFTMNGLSVDARGVVYDYVGGIADAKARRVRFIGDADQRIAEDYLRILRFFRIHAAFGAGEPDRDGYLACIRGRAGLASLSAERVRMEMLKLLVAARASAAVLAMADGGLLQTLIGGVGYTGPLETMIAIERELGLTPSSTRRLAALTVAVTEDAKRVTARLRLSNAEAKALDSMGHRWWRFAAKDEANARRLLYRLGPERYHDRVLLGWARAAGEVHSPRWRALAELPQRWTAPKFPLRAADFIARGLAEGPALGHVLTLAEDAWLAADFPLEEAALASIADQAAARVSRDEKN; encoded by the coding sequence ATGAGCGCGGAGCCGATCCTTGCGCCGATTCTTGCCGATGCGCCCTGGCTGACCGCCGGCGGGACCGCGCGCGTCCTGCAATTGCTCGGCACTGATGGCGAGGAGGCGCGGGTGGTCGGCGGCGCCGTGCGCAACGCGCTGCTCGGCCTCGTGCCCGGCGACATCGACATCGCGACCACGGCATTGCCGGAGGAGGTGATCCGCCGCGCCAAGGCCGCCGGCATCAAGAGCGTGCCGACCGGCATCGACCACGGCACCATCACGCTCGTCATCGACGGGCACCCTTACGAAGTGACGACGCTGCGCGAGGACACCGAGACCTTCGGCCGCAAGGCTAGGGTCGCGTTCGGCCGCGACTGGGTGAAGGACGCCGAGCGGCGCGACTTCACCATGAACGGCCTGTCGGTCGACGCAAGGGGCGTCGTCTACGACTATGTCGGCGGCATCGCGGATGCGAAAGCGCGCCGCGTGCGCTTCATCGGCGATGCCGACCAGCGCATCGCCGAGGATTATCTGCGCATCCTGCGCTTCTTCCGCATCCACGCCGCCTTCGGTGCCGGTGAGCCCGACCGTGACGGCTATCTCGCCTGCATCCGCGGACGCGCGGGCCTTGCCAGCCTGTCGGCCGAGCGCGTGCGCATGGAGATGCTGAAGCTGCTGGTGGCAGCTCGCGCCTCCGCGGCGGTACTGGCCATGGCCGATGGCGGATTGCTGCAAACGCTGATCGGCGGCGTCGGCTATACCGGGCCGCTGGAGACGATGATCGCGATCGAGCGCGAGCTTGGCCTCACCCCCAGCAGCACGCGGCGCCTCGCCGCGCTGACGGTCGCCGTGACGGAGGACGCCAAGCGCGTCACCGCGCGCCTGCGGCTCTCCAATGCCGAGGCCAAGGCGCTGGACTCGATGGGCCATCGCTGGTGGCGCTTCGCCGCCAAGGACGAGGCCAATGCGCGGCGGCTGCTCTACCGGCTCGGTCCCGAGCGCTATCACGATCGCGTGTTGCTCGGCTGGGCGCGCGCCGCCGGTGAGGTGCATTCGCCGCGCTGGCGCGCGCTCGCCGAGCTGCCGCAGCGCTGGACTGCGCCGAAATTCCCGCTTCGCGCAGCCGACTTCATCGCGCGCGGCCTCGCGGAAGGACCTGCGCTCGGACATGTGTTGACGCTTGCGGAAGACGCCTGGCTTGCGGCGGATTTTCCCCTGGAGGAAGCCGCGCTCGCTTCCATCGCCGATCAAGCCGCGGCACGCGTCAGCCGCGACGAGAAAAATTGA
- a CDS encoding sulfite exporter TauE/SafE family protein, with translation MTIVSGFADISIFQLLLVALMALFASIIGGLAGYGTGALMPLVLVPLVGAEPVVPIIAISAMLTNASRALAYLRYADRRRALIVLACAALTTALGAYGYTRLTNAGAALVIGSMLILSVPLRRVLRRRQVRIGDTGLAAGSVGYGVLVGGTSGSGVILLSLLMAAGLEGAAVIATDALISLGTGLIKISVFGLAGAVNAQVLAFALLIGGIAIPGAFLAKAFVERMPVHIHTAILDVAVITGGLVMISAAAKQLIA, from the coding sequence GTGACCATCGTTTCAGGCTTCGCCGACATCTCGATTTTTCAGCTCCTGCTGGTCGCGTTGATGGCGTTGTTTGCTTCGATCATCGGTGGTCTCGCCGGCTACGGCACCGGGGCGCTGATGCCGCTGGTGCTGGTGCCGCTGGTCGGCGCCGAGCCGGTGGTGCCGATCATCGCGATCTCCGCGATGCTGACCAATGCGAGCCGCGCGCTTGCCTATCTCCGCTATGCCGACCGCCGCCGTGCGCTGATCGTGCTCGCCTGCGCGGCGCTGACGACCGCGCTCGGCGCCTACGGCTACACGCGCCTCACCAATGCCGGCGCCGCGCTGGTGATCGGCAGCATGCTGATCCTGAGCGTGCCGCTGCGCCGCGTCCTGCGACGGCGCCAGGTCAGGATCGGCGACACCGGCCTTGCCGCCGGCTCGGTGGGCTACGGCGTGCTGGTCGGCGGCACGTCGGGTTCGGGCGTGATCCTGCTCTCGCTCTTGATGGCCGCCGGCCTCGAGGGCGCCGCCGTGATCGCCACCGACGCGTTGATCTCGCTCGGCACCGGCCTCATCAAGATCTCCGTGTTCGGCCTCGCCGGCGCGGTGAATGCGCAGGTGCTCGCCTTCGCGCTCCTGATCGGCGGCATCGCGATCCCCGGCGCCTTCCTGGCAAAGGCCTTCGTCGAGCGGATGCCGGTGCACATCCACACCGCGATCCTCGACGTCGCTGTCATCACCGGCGGGCTGGTGATGATCTCGGCGGCGGCGAAGCAGCTGATCGCCTAG
- a CDS encoding DUF6111 family protein yields MIRAVLTEIGIFLIPFAVYALFLAATRSGLFVQTSWPVTIVARLVLVALALVIAGLIGLAHYSGAGPDSTYVPAHIENGKFVPGMER; encoded by the coding sequence ATGATCCGGGCGGTCCTGACCGAGATCGGAATTTTCCTCATCCCTTTTGCCGTCTATGCGTTGTTCCTGGCCGCCACCCGTTCCGGCCTGTTCGTGCAAACGTCCTGGCCGGTCACGATCGTCGCCCGCCTCGTCCTGGTCGCGCTCGCGCTGGTGATCGCGGGCCTGATTGGCCTTGCGCATTACTCCGGCGCCGGGCCGGATTCGACCTACGTTCCCGCCCATATCGAGAACGGCAAGTTCGTGCCGGGCATGGAAAGATAG
- a CDS encoding helix-turn-helix transcriptional regulator yields the protein MHVSTDPTNPRNQEIYALWDQLADFSVGDGDAALTHLLSALCTMLSARNALWGVLVRLPSPKRADPLLGWRPRLVRVLDPIPAVAASVQKQYDKLWSDNVDLSQILSMAGDEPFRVRLLFEALPPAWFEGEHYRRHYLDVGFADSISVRIALNDDVRVRLFVFRDTQAPRFTAQDAQLLGFTMRGLRWFQRQQLLSHGLLIANASLTPAERKVLLALLDGHTEKQIAQKLDQSPNTTHFHVKSIYGKFGVSNRATLTSLWLGKLR from the coding sequence ATGCACGTCTCCACGGATCCCACCAATCCGCGCAATCAAGAAATCTACGCACTCTGGGATCAACTCGCGGACTTCTCGGTCGGCGACGGCGACGCAGCGCTGACGCACCTGTTGTCCGCGCTGTGCACGATGTTGTCGGCACGCAATGCGCTGTGGGGCGTGCTGGTGCGGTTGCCTTCGCCGAAGCGGGCCGATCCCTTGCTCGGCTGGCGTCCACGCCTCGTCCGGGTGCTGGACCCGATACCGGCCGTCGCAGCGTCCGTGCAGAAGCAATACGACAAGCTCTGGTCCGACAATGTCGACCTGTCCCAGATCCTCTCCATGGCGGGAGACGAGCCGTTCCGCGTCCGCCTGCTGTTCGAAGCGCTGCCGCCGGCATGGTTCGAGGGCGAGCATTATCGGCGGCACTATCTGGACGTCGGCTTCGCCGACAGCATTTCCGTGCGCATTGCGCTCAATGACGACGTGAGGGTCCGCCTGTTCGTTTTTCGCGATACGCAGGCCCCCCGCTTCACGGCGCAGGACGCCCAGCTTCTCGGCTTCACGATGCGCGGGTTGAGATGGTTTCAGCGGCAACAGCTGCTCAGCCACGGCCTGCTCATCGCCAACGCGTCCCTGACGCCCGCCGAACGCAAGGTGTTGCTGGCCCTGCTCGACGGGCATACGGAAAAGCAGATCGCGCAGAAGCTCGACCAGAGCCCGAACACCACGCACTTCCACGTCAAGTCGATCTACGGCAAGTTCGGCGTGAGCAATCGCGCGACGCTCACCTCGCTGTGGCTCGGCAAGCTGCGATAG
- a CDS encoding CoA pyrophosphatase, producing MNKPIPNSEPEREPVALGAADFFARSRARLGFDVPPGLYDPNIVPASGDPGTDKMLEIIAREQPVRPAAVLIAVVDHPEPTILLTQRSAHLNDHAGQIAFPGGKIDATDSSPLDAALREAEEEVGLSRDFVEPLGYLDLYGTGFGFRILPTVARVRPGFALTINHSEVDDAFEVPLSFLMNPVNHQLHSKEFRGMERFYYAMPFAERYIWGATAGMLRVLYERIYSS from the coding sequence TTGAACAAGCCTATCCCCAATAGCGAGCCTGAGCGCGAACCCGTCGCGCTGGGAGCTGCGGATTTCTTCGCCCGCTCGCGCGCGCGGCTCGGCTTCGACGTGCCGCCCGGCCTCTACGATCCCAACATCGTCCCGGCCTCGGGCGATCCCGGCACCGACAAGATGCTGGAGATCATCGCGCGCGAGCAGCCGGTGCGCCCGGCGGCGGTGCTGATCGCCGTGGTCGACCATCCCGAGCCCACCATCCTCCTGACGCAGCGCTCGGCCCATCTCAACGATCACGCCGGCCAGATCGCCTTTCCCGGCGGCAAGATCGACGCGACCGACTCCTCCCCGCTCGATGCCGCGCTGCGCGAGGCTGAGGAGGAGGTCGGCCTGTCCAGGGATTTCGTCGAGCCGCTCGGCTATCTCGATCTCTACGGCACCGGCTTCGGCTTCCGCATCCTGCCGACGGTCGCAAGGGTCAGGCCGGGCTTTGCGCTCACCATCAACCATTCCGAGGTTGATGATGCGTTCGAGGTGCCGCTATCCTTCCTGATGAATCCGGTGAACCACCAGCTGCACAGCAAGGAATTCCGCGGCATGGAGCGCTTCTATTACGCGATGCCGTTCGCGGAGCGCTACATCTGGGGTGCAACGGCCGGAATGCTGCGTGTGCTGTATGAGCGGATCTACTCGTCATGA
- a CDS encoding transglycosylase: MAQAKMDDDSIVAKSEALDHRDTAQPAPSMPYAFDDASSPAPASQNFQYLIYYVWSETPPAEKPAEIVLRSLKDTLVGTPIEEIKRASDAFGLDFNFMKAVAKVESGFDPKQRTGSYIGLFQLSEYEFNKFGSGQIRSPRDNAVAAAYKVITEGVLFEWVTHQKPTLSDLYLIHQQGWEGAAEHISQPDRIAWKSMCATGEGKEKGEKWCKRAIWRNTLPAVKQAWKSVDKLTSGAFVGMWRARIAELYSKYMATAAAERVNQQPPSSAQQSGLADPPSARGGVN; the protein is encoded by the coding sequence ATGGCCCAAGCCAAGATGGATGACGATTCCATCGTGGCGAAATCGGAAGCGTTGGACCACCGCGATACCGCGCAGCCGGCGCCGTCAATGCCCTATGCATTTGATGATGCGTCCAGCCCCGCACCGGCGAGCCAGAATTTCCAGTATCTGATCTATTACGTGTGGTCCGAAACTCCGCCTGCCGAAAAGCCGGCGGAAATCGTCTTGAGATCCCTCAAGGACACCCTGGTCGGAACGCCGATTGAGGAGATCAAGCGCGCATCCGATGCGTTCGGTCTCGATTTCAATTTCATGAAAGCGGTCGCGAAGGTCGAGTCCGGGTTCGATCCCAAGCAGCGCACCGGGTCGTATATCGGCCTGTTCCAGCTGAGTGAATATGAGTTCAACAAGTTCGGCTCGGGGCAGATTCGCAGTCCCCGCGACAATGCCGTAGCGGCAGCCTACAAGGTCATTACCGAAGGCGTGCTGTTCGAGTGGGTGACGCACCAGAAGCCGACCTTGAGCGATCTATACCTGATCCATCAACAGGGCTGGGAAGGCGCCGCCGAGCACATCAGCCAACCTGATCGCATCGCCTGGAAATCAATGTGTGCCACCGGCGAGGGCAAGGAAAAAGGCGAGAAATGGTGCAAACGCGCGATCTGGCGGAACACGCTTCCGGCCGTCAAGCAGGCGTGGAAATCGGTCGACAAGCTGACATCCGGAGCATTCGTCGGCATGTGGCGCGCGCGGATTGCTGAACTCTATTCGAAATATATGGCCACGGCCGCCGCCGAGCGGGTGA
- a CDS encoding response regulator: MRALVTAIIANAFIRAFPASSLRADLLKQIALLCGAILFVWLLSLTSGLDLSAGFF; the protein is encoded by the coding sequence ATGCGCGCACTCGTCACGGCCATCATCGCAAACGCCTTCATACGGGCGTTTCCCGCGTCGTCGCTGCGGGCCGATCTCCTCAAGCAGATCGCGCTGCTGTGCGGAGCCATCCTGTTCGTGTGGCTGTTGTCGCTGACATCAGGATTGGATCTCAGCGCCGGGTTCTTCTAG